CCGCCCTGCAGCGGCGCCACGTCGAGCAGTTCCTTGGCCGAGGGGCCGGCGCGCCCGATGGCGGCATCCCGGTCGATCACCAGCAGCCAGTCCGGATCGGCCTGGCGGATCTCCGCCGGCGTGATCGGCATGCCGCGCGCGCCGGCTTCCGGCGCGGTGGCCAGCGCCGGGCGCAGGCCGAACGCCGCATGGATCACGCCAAAGCGCGTGCCCGGTGGCTGTGCGCTGATCTTGCCGCCGGTGGTCAGCACCACCAGCGCGGTACCGGCGCCCGCCGCCTGCGCCTGCAGGCGCGCCACCGCGGCGCGCAGCGCCGCAACCTGCTGCGCGGCCCGGGCCTGGCGGCCGGTCAGCTGGCCCAGCAGTTCCGCCTGCGCGGCGACGCTGCCGACCAGGTCATCGCGGGACGGGCTCAGGTCCAGCGTGGGGGCCAGCTTTGCCATCGCTTCATACTTCGATGCCGAGCGCCCGCCGACCACGATCAGCTGCGGCGCCAGCGCGCGCAGGGCGTCGACGTCGGGCTCGCTGGCAGACCCGAGCCGGGTGTAGCGTGCGTCCTGGTAAATGCCGAGCTTGCCGGGCAGCTTGCCGTCGGGCACGCCGGCCACCGGGGCGTCCAGCACGCGCAGGGCGTCGAGCGTGGCGAGGTCGAACACCGCGATCCGGGCGGGATGGTCGGGCACTTCGGTGATGCCTTGCGCATGCTTGAACGGCAGCGCCAGGGCGGGCAGGGCAGGCGCCAGCATTGCCGCCGCGCAGGCGGCCAGCAGGCGCCGCCGCTTGGGTTGGTAGGTCGTCATCGGGATTTCCTCTTGGAGATGGATGCGCCGGGGCGCACGGCAACACGGGGTTCAGAACTTCACCGCCACGCTCATCCAGTAGCGCCGGCCATCCTCGACATAGCCGTAGTCGGTGTAGTTCACCTGCTTGTCGAACAGGTTGTAGATGCCGGCGAAGAGCGACACGTTCTTGGTGAGCGCGTAGGTCGCGCCCAGGTCGACAAAGGTGTACGAGGGCGCCACCACGGTGCTGGAAGACGGCCCGGTGATCGGCTGGCTTTCCTTGCCGCGGTAGTTGACGCGGGCCCACGCGTTGAGCTTTTCGGAGGGGCGCCAGTTCAGCGTGGCCACCAGCAGGTGCATCGGCAACTGGTTCAGCGGCTGGCCCTGGTACTGCCCGGTCTTCTGTTCCGAGCGGGTGTAGGTATAGCTGCCCGTCAGCGACCACGCCTGCGCGATGGGCCAGCGCAGGCTGGCTTCCACCCCGCGCGAATAGGCGCGGTCCACGTTCATGTACGTGGTCGGGGCAGCGCCGAACTGGTTGGGACCGTCGCTGCA
The sequence above is a segment of the Cupriavidus sp. MP-37 genome. Coding sequences within it:
- a CDS encoding siderophore ABC transporter substrate-binding protein encodes the protein MTTYQPKRRRLLAACAAAMLAPALPALALPFKHAQGITEVPDHPARIAVFDLATLDALRVLDAPVAGVPDGKLPGKLGIYQDARYTRLGSASEPDVDALRALAPQLIVVGGRSASKYEAMAKLAPTLDLSPSRDDLVGSVAAQAELLGQLTGRQARAAQQVAALRAAVARLQAQAAGAGTALVVLTTGGKISAQPPGTRFGVIHAAFGLRPALATAPEAGARGMPITPAEIRQADPDWLLVIDRDAAIGRAGPSAKELLDVAPLQGGRAWQRGQVLYLDPANWYLLGGAGLGAMQDNVKQIADALARQH